The following are from one region of the Arachis duranensis cultivar V14167 chromosome 10, aradu.V14167.gnm2.J7QH, whole genome shotgun sequence genome:
- the LOC107469068 gene encoding putative WEB family protein At1g65010, chloroplastic isoform X2 — protein sequence MQQHSYSNQKMEEQMRKAEESSWLGTKRGKFGMKDNNSNSKKYSSSFDKLKRELDDRRYSEEMAMSTVSDFKRKVLELETELNKRKESEANLFETLVVQTKQLEQSKIFLEESKIEVASLKEKIKAIQQDGIEKEAKLSAIQGIQDGEALSSKLYDLIEEVNSLKNELKLATEAEENSKKAMDDLAFALKEVATEANQVKAKLTLSQVELEHAKGEAERWRAMMESTEEKYKEALEMTRKEADRYQNTVERLRLEAEESLLAWNVKETEFVNCIKRAEEERLLAQQENARLLELLREAESKSKDDNHKLRDILKQALNESNVAKEAAEIARAENARLQDSLALLVQENEMLKIHEAASFENIRELKRMLSESTLKEYRNEEFQKSFLSSSSTKELGRSRSRTNNLSMDQRDSTTKQTRSLSKTFSLNLKDMIMSPSRQQQKVVGNNNNNEDASNRESPSEDSLLKGSIFDEVDSSDSGSNHYDYLDMGTPDMELYQADESFTDSESERNTRKRRALLRRFGDLIRRKSSHTNYPTTRSKESSIVEEHQLQNMNC from the coding sequence ATGCAACAACACTCTTATAGTAACCAAAAAATGGAGGAGCAAATGAGAAAAGCTGAGGAATCATCATGGCTGGGAACCAAGAGAGGAAAATTTGGCATGAAAGATAACAACAGCAACAGCAAGAAGTACTCTTCTTCCTTCGACAAACTGAAGAGGGAGTTAGATGATCGGAGATATTCGGAGGAGATGGCAATGAGCACTGTTTCCGATTTTAAAAGGAAGGTTCTAGAATTGGAAACCGAGCTCAACAAGAGAAAAGAATCCGAGGCAAATTTGTTTGAAACTTTGGTTGTCCAGACAAAGCAACTTGAACAAAGCAAGATTTTTCTCGAAGAGTCGAAAATCGAGGTTGCTTCTCTCAAAGAGAAGATAAAAGCAATTCAACAGGATGGAATTGAAAAAGAGGCGAAATTGAGTGCAATACAAGGAATTCAAGATGGTGAGGCACTTTCTTCCAAGTTATATGATCTTATTGAAGAAGTGAACTCATTGAAGAATGAGTTAAAGCTGGCAACGGAGGCAGAGGAGAATAGCAAGAAGGCTATGGATGACTTGGCGTTCGCGCTTAAAGAAGTCGCAACCGAGGCAAACCAAGTGAAGGCCAAGCTTACATTGAGCCAAGTTGAACTCGAGCACGCGAAGGGCGAAGCAGAGAGATGGAGGGCAATGATGGAAAGCACGGAGGAGAAGTATAAGGAGGCTCTTGAGATGACAAGGAAAGAAGCAGATAGATACCAGAACACGGTTGAGAGGCTAAGGTTGGAGGCAGAGGAATCTCTCCTAGCATGGAATGTAAAGGAAACAGAGTTTGTGAATTGCATTAAGAGGGCTGAAGAGGAAAGGTTGCTTGCGCAACAAGAAAACGCTCGATTGCTTGAATTGCTTAGGGAAGCGGAAAGCAAATCAAAGGATGACAACCATAAACTTCGTGACATACTCAAACAGGCTTTGAATGAGTCCAACGTGGCGAAAGAAGCCGCGGAGATCGCTAGGGCCGAGAATGCTAGGCTGCAGGATAGCCTAGCATTGCTAGTGCAAGAAAACGAGATGCTAAAGATTCATGAAGCTGCGTCATTTGAAAACATCAGGGAGTTAAAGCGAATGCTTTCAGAATCTACCTTAAAGGAGTATAGAAATGAGGAATTTCAGAAGTCATTTTTGTCTTCGTCATCAACGAAAGAATTGGGAAGAAGTAGATCCAGAACTAATAATTTGTCAATGGATCAAAGAGATTCTACTACCAAACAGACTAGGAGTTTGAGCAAAACTTTTAGTCTTAATCTTAAGGATATGATAATGAGTCCCAGTAGACAACAACAAAAGGTGGTAGggaacaataacaataatgaagaTGCTTCAAACAGAGAAAGTCCAAGTGAGGATTCACTACTAAAGGGTTCAATTTTTGATGAGGTGGATTCATCTGATTCAGGATCCAATCACTATGATTATTTAGATATGGGAACTCCAGATATGGAGCTTTATCAGGCAGATGAATCTTTTACTGATTCTGAGAGTGAGAGAAACACGAGGAAGAGAAGGGCTTTGCTTAGAAGGTTTGGTGATCTCATAAGAAGAAAGAGTTCTCATACTAATTATCCAACCACAAGGTCAAAGGAATCATCCATTGTTGAGGAACATCAGTTACAAAACATGAATTGCTAA
- the LOC127742539 gene encoding uncharacterized protein LOC127742539 isoform X1 — MPPTVLWLPFWVVRVVWLWSKWSDWVKVVAKCAKHQIIFLVAGLDWVPRSLILNIGQLCPMDFRHMFNNEGEDSDGGSSEDCWAHYCGSDDDYDDEESLEDRRDPEPRKRYEADAVYDEGADGAKDVEGAGLSWQVVVEDFLGREFGTEEDAYAAYKEFARFRGFGVRKEDVGRVNGILIRRDFFLPSTRY; from the exons ATGCCGCCGACGGTGTTGTGGCTGCCGTTTTGGGTCGTGCGCGTGGTCTGGTTGTGGTCGAAGTGGTCCGACTGGGTAAAGGTCGTGGCCAAGTGCGCTAAGCATCAGATTATATTCCTCGTCGCAGGCTTGGATTGGGTCCCTCGATCTCTCATCCTG AACATTGGCCAGCTGTGTCCGATGGATTTCAGGCACATGTTCAACAATGAGGGTGAAGACTCAGATGGGGGTAGCTCGGAGGATTGTTGGGCACATTATTGTGGAAGCGACGATGATTATGATGACGAGGAGAGCCTTGAGGACCGACGAGATCCCGAACCGAGAAAGAGGTATGAAGCGGATGCCGTTTACGACGAGGGGGCTGATGGTGCCAAAGATGTGGAAGGTGCAGGTCTCAGCTGGCAAGTCGTCGTGGAAGACTTCTTGGGTAGAGAGTTTGGTACAGAGGAGGATGCCTATGCTGCCTACAAGGAATTTGCCAGATTCAGGGGTTTTGGTGTTAGGAAGGAAGATGTCGGGCGTGTTAATGGGATTTTGATAAGAAGAGACTTTTTTTTGCCATCGACAAGGTACTAG
- the LOC127742539 gene encoding uncharacterized protein LOC127742539 isoform X2 has protein sequence MPPTVLWLPFWVVRVVWLWSKWSDWVKVVAKCAKHQIIFLVAGLDWVPRSLILDRTLASCVRWISGTCSTMRVKTQMGVARRIVGHIIVEATMIMMTRRALRTDEIPNRERGMKRMPFTTRGLMVPKMWKVQVSAGKSSWKTSWVESLVQRRMPMLPTRNLPDSGVLVLGRKMSGVLMGF, from the exons ATGCCGCCGACGGTGTTGTGGCTGCCGTTTTGGGTCGTGCGCGTGGTCTGGTTGTGGTCGAAGTGGTCCGACTGGGTAAAGGTCGTGGCCAAGTGCGCTAAGCATCAGATTATATTCCTCGTCGCAGGCTTGGATTGGGTCCCTCGATCTCTCATCCTG GATAGAACATTGGCCAGCTGTGTCCGATGGATTTCAGGCACATGTTCAACAATGAGGGTGAAGACTCAGATGGGGGTAGCTCGGAGGATTGTTGGGCACATTATTGTGGAAGCGACGATGATTATGATGACGAGGAGAGCCTTGAGGACCGACGAGATCCCGAACCGAGAAAGAGGTATGAAGCGGATGCCGTTTACGACGAGGGGGCTGATGGTGCCAAAGATGTGGAAGGTGCAGGTCTCAGCTGGCAAGTCGTCGTGGAAGACTTCTTGGGTAGAGAGTTTGGTACAGAGGAGGATGCCTATGCTGCCTACAAGGAATTTGCCAGATTCAGGGGTTTTGGTGTTAGGAAGGAAGATGTCGGGCGTGTTAATGGGATTTTGA
- the LOC107469068 gene encoding putative WEB family protein At1g65010, chloroplastic isoform X1, whose translation MINLNYISLPYFLHQNFLDSFPNKIIKKKNHQHAPKVLILKMQQHSYSNQKMEEQMRKAEESSWLGTKRGKFGMKDNNSNSKKYSSSFDKLKRELDDRRYSEEMAMSTVSDFKRKVLELETELNKRKESEANLFETLVVQTKQLEQSKIFLEESKIEVASLKEKIKAIQQDGIEKEAKLSAIQGIQDGEALSSKLYDLIEEVNSLKNELKLATEAEENSKKAMDDLAFALKEVATEANQVKAKLTLSQVELEHAKGEAERWRAMMESTEEKYKEALEMTRKEADRYQNTVERLRLEAEESLLAWNVKETEFVNCIKRAEEERLLAQQENARLLELLREAESKSKDDNHKLRDILKQALNESNVAKEAAEIARAENARLQDSLALLVQENEMLKIHEAASFENIRELKRMLSESTLKEYRNEEFQKSFLSSSSTKELGRSRSRTNNLSMDQRDSTTKQTRSLSKTFSLNLKDMIMSPSRQQQKVVGNNNNNEDASNRESPSEDSLLKGSIFDEVDSSDSGSNHYDYLDMGTPDMELYQADESFTDSESERNTRKRRALLRRFGDLIRRKSSHTNYPTTRSKESSIVEEHQLQNMNC comes from the exons ATGATCaatcttaattatatatcattACCTTATTTTCTCCATCAAAACTTTCTTGATTCATTTCCTAACAAAATCATCAAGAAGAAGAATCATCAGCACGCACCTAAAGTCCTC ATATTGAAAATGCAACAACACTCTTATAGTAACCAAAAAATGGAGGAGCAAATGAGAAAAGCTGAGGAATCATCATGGCTGGGAACCAAGAGAGGAAAATTTGGCATGAAAGATAACAACAGCAACAGCAAGAAGTACTCTTCTTCCTTCGACAAACTGAAGAGGGAGTTAGATGATCGGAGATATTCGGAGGAGATGGCAATGAGCACTGTTTCCGATTTTAAAAGGAAGGTTCTAGAATTGGAAACCGAGCTCAACAAGAGAAAAGAATCCGAGGCAAATTTGTTTGAAACTTTGGTTGTCCAGACAAAGCAACTTGAACAAAGCAAGATTTTTCTCGAAGAGTCGAAAATCGAGGTTGCTTCTCTCAAAGAGAAGATAAAAGCAATTCAACAGGATGGAATTGAAAAAGAGGCGAAATTGAGTGCAATACAAGGAATTCAAGATGGTGAGGCACTTTCTTCCAAGTTATATGATCTTATTGAAGAAGTGAACTCATTGAAGAATGAGTTAAAGCTGGCAACGGAGGCAGAGGAGAATAGCAAGAAGGCTATGGATGACTTGGCGTTCGCGCTTAAAGAAGTCGCAACCGAGGCAAACCAAGTGAAGGCCAAGCTTACATTGAGCCAAGTTGAACTCGAGCACGCGAAGGGCGAAGCAGAGAGATGGAGGGCAATGATGGAAAGCACGGAGGAGAAGTATAAGGAGGCTCTTGAGATGACAAGGAAAGAAGCAGATAGATACCAGAACACGGTTGAGAGGCTAAGGTTGGAGGCAGAGGAATCTCTCCTAGCATGGAATGTAAAGGAAACAGAGTTTGTGAATTGCATTAAGAGGGCTGAAGAGGAAAGGTTGCTTGCGCAACAAGAAAACGCTCGATTGCTTGAATTGCTTAGGGAAGCGGAAAGCAAATCAAAGGATGACAACCATAAACTTCGTGACATACTCAAACAGGCTTTGAATGAGTCCAACGTGGCGAAAGAAGCCGCGGAGATCGCTAGGGCCGAGAATGCTAGGCTGCAGGATAGCCTAGCATTGCTAGTGCAAGAAAACGAGATGCTAAAGATTCATGAAGCTGCGTCATTTGAAAACATCAGGGAGTTAAAGCGAATGCTTTCAGAATCTACCTTAAAGGAGTATAGAAATGAGGAATTTCAGAAGTCATTTTTGTCTTCGTCATCAACGAAAGAATTGGGAAGAAGTAGATCCAGAACTAATAATTTGTCAATGGATCAAAGAGATTCTACTACCAAACAGACTAGGAGTTTGAGCAAAACTTTTAGTCTTAATCTTAAGGATATGATAATGAGTCCCAGTAGACAACAACAAAAGGTGGTAGggaacaataacaataatgaagaTGCTTCAAACAGAGAAAGTCCAAGTGAGGATTCACTACTAAAGGGTTCAATTTTTGATGAGGTGGATTCATCTGATTCAGGATCCAATCACTATGATTATTTAGATATGGGAACTCCAGATATGGAGCTTTATCAGGCAGATGAATCTTTTACTGATTCTGAGAGTGAGAGAAACACGAGGAAGAGAAGGGCTTTGCTTAGAAGGTTTGGTGATCTCATAAGAAGAAAGAGTTCTCATACTAATTATCCAACCACAAGGTCAAAGGAATCATCCATTGTTGAGGAACATCAGTTACAAAACATGAATTGCTAA